The uncultured Bacteroides sp. DNA segment CTTTGTCCATTAAGTATCTCGGATACAAGGAATTTAAGAAGAAAATTCTTCAGAAGGGACAGATTGATCTTGGCGTTGTTTCTTTAGAAATAGATGCTGTAGCATTAGCCGATGTAACTATTACATCTTCTATTGCAATTGCACGTAAAACTCCGGTGGCTCTTTCTACTATTGATCCTGTGTTTATTGCAGAAAAGCTGGGAACTCAAGAATTTCCTGAGATATTGAAGTCTACTCCTGGTGTTTATGCTACCAAGCAAGGTGGTGGTTATGGCGATTCTGACATAACTATGCGCGGTTTTGAAACTGCTAACATAGCTATTATGATTAATGGCGTCCCCATGAATGATATGGAATGGGGTGGTGTATATTGGAGTAACTGGGCTGGTCTGTCTGATGTAACCCGTAGTATGCAAACGCAACGTGGTTTGGGAGCTTCTAAAGTTTCCGCTCCTTCTGTTGGAGGTTCTATTAATATTGTAACTAATGGCATTGAAGCTAAAAGAGGTGGGACCGTGTCTTACGGAATGGGTAACGACGGAATGAATAAGGTTCTTTTCTCTGTATCTACAGGACTAACAAAGTCAGGTTGGGCTATGACTGTTATGGGTGGTAAAACTTGGGGCGATGGATATATTCAGGGGACAGATTTCGTTGGATACAATTATTTCCTAAATATTGCTAAACGCATTAATAATAATCACCAGATATCATTGACGGCTTTTGGGGCACCTCAAATTCACAATCAACGTAATTCTAATGACGGTCTTAGCATTCAAGGGTGGCAAGAAGTAAAAAACTATATGCAACCAGGTGATGAATATAAGTATAATGCTACTTATGGATTCGGAAAGAATGGTGAACGTAAAACTTCCGCTAAGAATAAATACCACAAGCCTCAGATTTCTTTAAACCACATGTGGCAAATAGATAATACTTCTTCATTGAGCACTGCACTCTATTTATCCATTGGCGACGGCTGGGGATATAGCGGCCAAGGAAATGGCGCATATTCTAATTCATCATGGTATGGCTCTTCCAATGGTTCTTTGAATATGACTTTTCGCAATGCTGACGGAACCTTTGCTTATGATAAAGTTCAGGAGATAAATGAAAATAGTTCTACTGGTTCACAGATGATAATGTCTGTTTCAAAGAATCAACATAAATGGTATGGTTTACTTTCTACTTACACTAAAGAGCTTAATGATAACTTAAATTTCTATGCAGGTATTGATGGGCGTTACTATATTGGTACTCATACCAATGAAATTAATGACCTTTATAATGGTGCGTATTACATAGATGCTTCTCGTGCAACCGTGTCGGCTGCTAATAATTCTGCTGCTGCTGATCCTTCTTTTGCAAAAAAGAAACTTGGTGTAGGTGATGTTGTTTATCGTGATTATGATGGTTATGTAGTTCAAGAAGGTGCGTTTGCTCAAGCAGAATATAACACAGACAAGCTTACTTCTTTCTTGGCGGGTTCTATTAACAACACAAGTCAGTGGCGTTACGATCGTTATTATTATGATAAGGCACATGCCAAATCAGAAAAAGTGAATTCTATCGGGTTCACTGTTAAAGGTGGAGCAAATTATAATCTCAATGAATATCATAATGTATTTGCTAATATAGGTTATATTAGTCGTGCTCCATTCTTCTCAGGAGGCGCTTTTCTTTCATCAGTTTCGAGCAATATGGTGAATAAGAATGCTGTTAACGAAAAAATATTTAGTGCAGAAATCGGTTATGGATTCCGTTCTAAGTTCTTGACGGCTAATTTGAATATCTATCATACAGAATGGAAGGATAAGTCAATGGCTCGCTCGATGGACTATAAAGATGCTACCGGAAAAAGTGACCGTGCAATGATTAACATGACAGGAGTTAATGCTACCCATGAAGGTATTGAACTTGATCTTAAAGCAAAAGCTCTGAGTTGGTTAGATATTACTGGTATGTTTTCTATTGGAGACTGGCGTTGGACGAATAACCCGACTGGTTATTTTTATAATTCGCTTGGTCAACCTCTTACTGGAGCTAAAACTGTTGCGTCCGGAATTGGTGCTGCAGATCATGCAAAAATGATACTTCTTATGGATGGTGTAAAGGTTGGTGGTGCTGCTCAGACTACAGCTGCATTGGGTGCAAAGATTAAATTGAGTAAAGATCTTCATTTTGGAGTTGATTGGAATCTTTTTGCTCGCAATTATGCTGATTGGGCAATGGCTAGTAATGATCTTTCTCTTGGTGGTTCTAAAACTTTTGAAACCCCATGGCGCATCCCTTCTGCTAACACATTCGACTTAGATGCCAGTTATTCATTTAAAATTGGCACTCTTCCGGCTGTTTTATCTGGTAATGTGAATAATTTGTTCGACCAAGAATATATTTCAAGTGCTTACGATGGTGGCGACCATAATGCGAAAAGTGCATATCGCGTATTCTATGGCTTTGGACGTACCATGTCTATGAGACTTAAAGTTAATTTCTAAACTATCAAAGAACGTTTGATTATGAATAAAAGTAAAATTTTCAGTTTATTAGTTGCATTGCTACTTTTGGCAAGTTGTGATTATAATGATAAGTATTTTGATTGGTTAGACGAATCGACCGTCCTGACTGATATAAAGAAAATAGATTATACTCTTGTCGCTGCAGATTATTCTACTATTTCCAAGAACGCTACAAATATGGCCTTGGCTAAGGCTTCTGGGGATAGTGCCGCTTTGAGTGCAATAAAAACGAATCTTTATCTCACGAATGCAATATCAGCAGAGAAATATGTTCCTGCATTTTTAGCTGTCACATGGCCTACGGCTGATAATGGCTCTTCGGTTAAGGTTACCTACGAAAAAGCAGTTTCTCTACCAGCTTATGTTTCATCTCTTAATACTGCTACAATCTATAAAGTAACTAATGCTAATTATGAATCTGTTTGGGGAGTAGGTTCTACTGTGCGTTTTTTCACTCCTGTTGTTACTGCAGCTAAGAATGTTCCTACTATTTTGAAAACTGCATTACCTAATGCTGTTTCTGGAGCTATCGTAGCTGTAGACTATAATAAATCAGATAGTGAACCTACCGGTGGAACAGATGTCTATACTGCTACTACAGCATTGTACTCTTTCAATGGTACTACGTGGGCCGTGTATTCAGCAAATACTAGTGCCTACATGTTAACAAAGGCCGATTTTACGATGATGAATAGTAACTATGATAACTTTAGTGCAACGATGAGTCCAGATGCATATCTGCCTGCGTTTCTGAAACTAAAATATCCTTTTGCTCAAAAAGGAGCAATATCGGCACCTACTTACAAGTTTTATAATTCTACGACCAAAGTTACTTCAATCCGTGCTGATGAATATTCTTATTCTGGTACTGAATGGGTTAAGAATGATGCAATTGAAACATTCACTGATCAATTTGTTTTGAGTAACGGGAAATGGATTTATAACCCAAGTATAGTAATCACATTAGTTGCCGTTAAGGGTCAAGCTGAAACTGCAGCTTTCTATCAGGCTATTACGGATTCTGTAAAAGTTCTTAAAGGAGCTGGATATGTAACTAGTTACGGCAACAATGATTATTATTATGGTGGTTCTGCTTTTAATAATAATTTTGATTTCCGTCCGTCTGCATGGAAAACTCAGACTACTGTTTATAAGGATATGACTGATGCCAATTTGACCGCTTTGATGTATCAACGTTTACCGGAGTCATTTATTTATGCACTTCATAAATTTTATTCTGACGCAGCTCCTGTTGTTGGAGTAGATGTGACATGTACGATTAACTTTTCTATTTATGATGGTACAACAACTGTAGCTTATGTTATAGTGTACGATGTCGTAGGTAAAGGACAGTTTAAGTATGTGGAAGGTTCTTTAAAGAAGAAATAATAATTACCATAGAGTAAGAAAGGGCATCCCAAGAAATTGTGGATGCCCTTTTTAGTTACTCACATCGTAAAAAGCTATATTCCCACTTCCATAATCACCGGATTATGGTCGCTACACAAATCCAAATTTGGAGAGAAGTACCGGATGCCTTGTAGTTCGGCGGAGTGGAAGATGTAATCGATGCGTAGCATACGTTTGTAATAGCGGAAAGTATACGCATACCCATGTCCGCAAGTTTTAAAACCATCCTTTAGATTGCCCTTCATCGCACGATATGCGTACGAGGAGGAAATTGAGTTGAGATCACTACAGAGCAATACGGGATAGGGGCTTTGAAGGGTAAATTTGTGTACCGTCTCTACTTGCTGTTCCCGTTTTATGAAATTCTCCTTCGTGAGCCTCATTATATCATACATCAGATATACGATGCCCCCATTTCCCGTTTTCAACTCTTCCTGTAACCTTTGTCTGTTTTGCGATAGGTTGGTGGTTTGCAGATGGTTATTAAATATACGAACTTTCTTCTTATTGATGGAGATGTCGCACCACAAGCTGCAGTTGTTGCTGTTAGAGTACGTGGTTACTTCACTATTGCTGATGGGATATTTGCTGAATATGGCCAAATGGAGCAAGTCTAAATTGACAGGGGTCATCACGCTGTATTTCCATGCCGAGAAAGCTTTTTTGATGCTATCTACCGTGAATTCGTTATTTGCCATAAACTCCTGGAAGCAGATCACGTCAACCTTCTGTTCAGCCATGTATCGGGCTATCTCTTTGCAAGAGTATCCATCAGCCTCCTTACCGAAACTATGTACGTTGTAGGTTGCCACTGTCAGACTTTGATGGTTGGGAGCTAGCGTCTTTTCTCTTAATTGAAACTGAAAGGTACTGCTCAGAAAGCCTGAGTTGGCAATAATGGCAACAACAGGAATCCACACCCAAAAACGCCGGCGTATGGCCCAATAGATGACAAAAGGAATATTTAATAGAATTAATACAGGCAAGAGTAGCCCCAAAAAAGCGAAGAATGTCGATTGCGTGGGGGGTACATAACTCGCAAGTGCTCCGAGTATGGTTATACCGCCTAAGCTGAGAGTGGCTAATCTGAATAGAATATGCAAGAACTTGCGAACAGTTATTCGTTCCATTAGATGCTCAACCATCTGTTTAGTGTTTCTTTGAGTATTGTTTGCGAAAGAGGTTTTGTGAGGAACTCATTGCATCCGGCTTCATTGGCGGCTTCCCGATCATAGGCATACGCATAAGCGCTTAATGCTATGATTGGAATATCGATAGATGACTTGCGAATTTCTTTGGTGGCACTTAGCCCATCCATGTTAGGCATTTTGATATCCATCAATATCAGATCCGGCATTGCTTCACTGTACATTCTAACTGCTTCAACACCATCTTTGGCTCGTAGCAGATTATATGTTTTTCCTAAGATGGCATTCAGTAGGTCGAAGTTGCTGTCAGTATCTTCAGCTACTAATATGGTGGCAGTTGTTTTTTCTTTATCCGAACGATCGGTTTTTGTCACTGCTATTCCTCCCATTTCTAATTCTTTTTTGTCCTTTTCATCATCTGTTTCAGGTGCCTTGCAAGGTATGCTGAAGGTAAAAGTTGACCCCTCACCAACTTCTGATTTTACCGAGATAGTTCCGCCCAGTCGTTCCACAATCGTTCGGCATATTGCCAACCCCAGTCCGGTGCCTTGGGCGAAATTATTCACTTTTACAAATCGGTCGAAAACCTGTCCTACTTTATCTTCCGCTATGCCTATTCCGGTATCCTTTACATGGAAAAGGACATATTCTCCTACTTTTTTATATCCGTAATGAACGCTACCCTCTTTCACAAACTTAAAGGCATTGCCGATAAGGTTGGATAATACCTGAAATATGCGATTCTTATCCGAAGTTATTTCCAATCCCGGATCCGATTCATCAAAGATCAGTGTAACAGCTTTCGGGCAGCGGAACACATGTGCGTCGTATGTTTCGCGGCATAGTATGTGTAGATTGACATTGTCTAATGTAAATTCCACAATTCCCGACTCAATCTTCGATAAATCTAGAATTTCATTGATCAATTGTAGCAGTCTTTCATTGTTTGCTTCAACGATGTTATAGTATTCCATTCTTTCATCGGTGTTGTCACTGTCAGCTATAATTCGGGAGAATCCCACGATGGCGTTGAGCGGAGTTCGTATTTCGTGGCTCATGTTTGCCAGAAAAGCCGACTTCAGCCTATCGGATATTTCCGCTTTTTCTTTTGAAGCCAGAATTTCCCGCTTCATCATTTCCTGTTGTGTGATGTCCCATTCTATATTGATGATGATGGGCGAGAAGCCCTTATTTTCAATAAGGATTTTCCGTCTGTCCAAGATGATTGGCATCCCATGTTCATCTACCTTCTCAATGATATCATGAATTTCATTTTTGCTTCTGACCACCTCCATATCAGCTATTCTTTTTTGTCGAGCTATTTCGAAGGGGTGGTAGTCAAAGTCACTTTTTCCTATGGCGGAGTTGTAATCCTCAATTGTTTTATAATTAGCTTCTTTATTCCGATAGATGTATTTGAAGCCATTATTAACGTCTTTCACAACAATGCTGGCCGGCAGATTCTTCATCGTTATGTCCATTATCATGTTGAGCCTTTTCACCTGCGCCTCATACTTGATTCTTTCGGAGATATCATGTCCGAACACCCAAATACTCTTTTCTCCGGCATCGCTGTTAACGCAGTATACTGTTTCTTCAAAAGCTAGTATTTTTTTGTTTCCAGGGAAAGGATCATGAGTAATAAAATTCTTGCTGCTTCCGTTTTGGGTACAGGCAAACACTTTATTCCATTTTTCCATGTCTATGCTGCCACATGGCATCTGCTCTACTTTAATCTCAGATAAACTTTTATAATCAGGAATTCTATGATGTTGCTTAAACTTACGATTGGCAAAGATTAGCGTTCCATCTATTTTTGCTGCGAAGATGTCTTCGGTGGCATTGTTAATGGCACGGGTGAGTATGTTTATATTATGCTCTTGCTTCTTAATGTCAGTAATGTTTTGTGAGTACCCCTCAACTGTATCGATTGTTCCATCATCATTCAATTTAACACTGATTTTCTTTGCTTTCAGGTAGTGCACTTGTCCATTGTGATACGTTCTAAATTCAAAGCTATTCTCCTCAGAAACCTCAGAGCCATTGCATAACCATCCTTGTAAATTTACTCTATCTTCTTCAACTACGGTGTCAATGTATTCTTTAAATGTAATTTCCTGCATTTGTTCGGTAGACAGAATCTTAGTGTATCCTTGGTATCTTAGCATAGCATCTTTCTTGGTGTATACCCATTGCCCTATAAGTGATGATTTCTGTATAGCTTTGAGCTTCTGGTTGGCTTTTTCCAGCTCCAATCTAACGTTGCATCGTTGGGTAATGTCTCTATATTGACAGAGCACCATGTCATCAAACGGGTACATGACGCATTTGAAGTAGAAGGTGTCTTTCTCCAGTGGTAGTTTGTAATTCTTGGCGACAGTAACTCTTTCGTCTAGTACACGTTTAAATTCAGGATATATTTTATCATACGTATGTCTAGGCAATATTTCAAATATATTTCTACCCAATAACGCCTCTTCTTGTAGAAATGATAAATTACTATGCGTCGTTACATCTTGACATATCCCCCTTGAATCGATCAAAAGCATCGTGTCAGCAGTCATTTGCAATATCCTGTCGGAATAAGTTGCATCGTGTAATATTCTTTTCATACCGTATTTTAGATCTGACGAAACATAGAAACGCCACAAAATTACATAAAATAATTTATGTTTTCTTCCATTAAATGTTAAATATTAGCGTTTACTATTTGATCTTCTTGCTTTTTCCCATGCACCAATGCCTCTCTGTGCGTACAAATAAGCAATACCTTTGAATACGCTGATGTTCATAAAGAAGAAGTAGTAAGGTATGAAAAGAATTTTAGCTTTTATTTTTTTAGCAGATAAATACTGTCCGTAGATTGCCGTCATATAAAATAATATCTGCAGAATCATTATTATTCCGTACAGTAGGCACGATTCTCCGTATGAAAGCAAAATTACATTCAGCGGTAATAGCAGAAACAATAATACCGGAGTGAGTGACCAGCGCAATACCCGGTGAGAGACAAATTGGAAGCTCAGCATGCCATATTTAAAAGGATTGAGCAGTGCTCGTAGTCGCCAGATAGCTTGCAAGCCTCCGGCTGAAATACGTACTTTCCGTTTTTCCTCTTCTTTCATATCCGCCGATCCGCTTTCGATGGCATAAGCCTCACTGCAATAATCAATCTTGTAACCCTGCATGGCGATGCGCAGAGAAAGCACAAAATCGTCCAAAAGCGTGTCTGGCTCCATCTCGAGGAACAGTTCCCTGCGTACGGCAAAGAGTTCACCCGCTGCCCCCACAGCCGAGTAGAGGCGAGCATCGAGTGCTTTCAGCGTCGATTCATATTTCCAATAGATTCCTTCACCACCCGCCGCCGCTCCATCCTTTGTTTGCGCGGCGATACGTTTCTCACCCGCCACACAGCCCACTTTCGGGTCAGCAAAAGCCTGCACAATGTTGAGTATCGCTTCACTGTTTATCATAGTGTTAGCATCCGTAAACACTACTATCGGCGTTTTTGCTAACTTCATCCCCCGGTTCATGGCAGCCGTTTTGCCTTGTCGTTGTGGTTGAAACAGCACCTTCGCTTCCGGCCATTTCTTCAATCGTTCGTTGGTAGCGTCGTTGCTGCCATCCGTCACCCATACGATGCGTAACTTCTCTTCCGGATAGTTTAGTTCCAGCGAGTTGCGCATTTTCTCGTCCACCACATCCTCTTCATTATAAGCAGTGATGAAAAGCATCACCTCCGGCAGTTCTTCGTCTTTCAACCGTATGGGGCTTTTGGGCTTAACGAAAACTTCTTTTATCTTTACCATCGCATACAGTAGCATGCCGTATCCCAAGTAAGTGTAGAACACGATGAACAGGGCTATCCAGAAGATTATTTCAAGAGTTTTCATTGATTGAATTTATTAGTGAGACCTACGATAAGTTTATATCTATACAATTTCCACTACGTTTTCAATTCGAAGTATATAACCTGTATCTGAGAAGAAATTCTCCATTCTTTCAGTTTGCGCACTCCTGAAATGAGGCTTTTCACTATTGGCTATATAAGCTTTCTTTGTAGAGAATAACTCGGACTGAGGTGTTTTTTCAAAATGTCCAATCGTAACACGGAGTTGATGTTCTGCGTCTTTAATCCATTGATTGCCCCTTGTTTTTCTTTGCTTAAGTTCTATGAATAGTATGGTCTGTTCATAATAAAGACATCCGTCGCAGCGATTATCCATTGTATTGTCAGGCCTCCTGATTTCAATACAATTATCAATTGGAATAAAGTTCACCATAACGCTGTAGTAGTTGTCGACAATAGCTATCCATTCGCTTCCGTTACTTTCATCTATATAAGCTTTTTTAGCGGGGGGAGGAGGGGTATCACAAACCCCAAAACGTTGTCTGTTTGATGAGCTTTTATGCTCGTCAGGAAAAAAATCTATCATAATGATTGCTGAATTTCTAATAAGTTTGCAAATACGTCATTAGTTTCTTCAAGCATTCTATTCAAATAATTATCATCAGAGGGTAATCCATGATAGTTTTCCAACAAGGTAATTATTCCCTTATTTTCATCCAATTCGTAAATTGCCATATCTTCAGGAATAATGGTAGAATCTATAGGGTAGACCTCATTTATTCTTTGTCGAAGTTCCTCCGACAAGTTAGGCTCTCTTTTCAATATCCCGGCTTTAATCGCAACTGTAAAACAATTTATTAGGTAAGGACTATGAGTTGTGATGATAAGCTTATTAGCATCCAGCGAATTATTGAAAGCCAACAAACTCTGCATGATCTTCCATTGCGAAGACGGGAATAGATTTTGTTCCGGCTCCTCCACTATATTAATAAATGCCGATTTGTTAAACTTCGATGATAAAGCAGACAATGCAATTCTTCTTTGTGCATCTGTAAAATCCGGATTATTCCAAATATTGGTTACTTGTTCTTCAAAACGCTTCATCTCATCGCTACTCATTTTAGTTGCATTGTTTGCTTGATCTTTTACCGATTCAGACAAATACAACGATACAAGATATAATGGCACAATTGACTGAAAGCCACTGGAAGCTTCTGTTAATTTCACTTTATAATCTTCCCCTTTCACACTTACAGTGTCATTGGTTTTTGTATACTCCAGCAGAGCATTGTTGATCGGTAACTTAAACACTCCCTTAATTTTACTTTTCGCATTGTCATATTCTGTCAAAAAAGTAAGAAGAGCATCCGGCAATTGTTTAATCAAGTTCGGCTTATTGACCATGCTGATGAAATTTCTCTCTGCCGGAACATACATTATCTGAGGTAATGGATAAAAATTGCCCCCATTATCTATTTTCCTAATTAAAAAATCCCCTTCTCGGGTATAAGTGAACTTATAAGATTCACCCTCATAGAAGATTTCAGTCCTATCCTTTATAAAATAATTGCTTATTCGATGAAAGCCACAAAACTGATTCCGGAATTTAACAGCCGTAAATTCTTTCTCTTTAAAGTCACCCCGAGTTAATACTTTTTCAATCCATATAAGGGTAGAGATTAACTTTGCAACAGTACTTTTACCGCTTCCTTGATTACCGATAAAAACTGTGACCTTCTTGATCTCAACCCAACCGCTGCTAGAAGAAAAATCTCCCTTTATTGGTCCAAAATTTATTATTTTAATTCTACTCATGCACCTTCTATCTTTTAAGTATTTACAACAAAGGTAATAATCTTTTTTTTCTGTCCATTAAAAATCATTTAATTAAATTCTCTTCTTCATCTTTGTACTGTTCTTTGCGAGTAAACAGTCCGCTAATGCTTTTCACGGCTCTTATGAACCTCTTACCAAAACTTTTGAGTAGAGATCCGTCAGCTCCCACAGTGCCATATCCTGTTATGGCGCGTGCTTTTCTGCTTGTAATCAGTTTTAGCTTGCCATACGGCTTCATTCCTAATGCCAGTGAACCATCTTCTCCACGTATTATGTCCGTTCGAAATCCTATTCGGCGGGCATATTCGGTCTTGAATCCGAACACCATGCCCCGTACACAAAGTTCGGGACGATTAATCGATTGCAACCCCAAGTACATATCCCTTAAAGCCTCGTAGAAGAAAAGTCCGATGCGTGATTTACCTTCTATTGGGATGAAGCTCCATAAGCTGAATGTACATGCCACTTCGGGTTTCATTAATTGTCTTACATGCGTCTGGATATAGAGTGGTGGATACATCGTGTCAGCATCTATGCAGATATGATATACACCTTTCGCATGATCCAGCCCACATTGACGAGCATGCCCGGGACCTTTCTTTTTCTCGTCGAACCAAGTTACTCCAAGTTCATTCAGTACTTCCGTTGTTCCATCTGTAGAGCAATTGTTTACTGCCAATATTTCAATTGGTAGGTCACACTTGTTGTTACATAGTGACCATAGACAGGCGAGAAGCCTTTTTTCTTCGTTGTGTGCGATGAGTACCACGGATATCAGTGGCTCTTCACTCTGTCTTTCTTTCAGTTTGCTTTGCACTTCTGCAATAATCGTTTGCGGCACTGATGAAAGTGGCTTTTCGTATACTTCTATGTAGTTAGTGTACCAGGGCATAGCTATTTATAGTTTTCTGAATAATTCATCCCATTGTTTGGCGATATTTTCCATCTTAAATCGTTCTACATTGATGCGTGCCTTGCGTCCCATCTCTTTGCGAATATCTTCATTTTCGATAAGGTAGCAAATCTTTTCAGCAAGTTGCTCTATGTTACCATTCTCTACCAATAGTCCGTCTTCTCCGTCATTAATAATTTCTTTCGGTCCATTAGGACAATTGAAT contains these protein-coding regions:
- a CDS encoding ATP-binding protein: MKRILHDATYSDRILQMTADTMLLIDSRGICQDVTTHSNLSFLQEEALLGRNIFEILPRHTYDKIYPEFKRVLDERVTVAKNYKLPLEKDTFYFKCVMYPFDDMVLCQYRDITQRCNVRLELEKANQKLKAIQKSSLIGQWVYTKKDAMLRYQGYTKILSTEQMQEITFKEYIDTVVEEDRVNLQGWLCNGSEVSEENSFEFRTYHNGQVHYLKAKKISVKLNDDGTIDTVEGYSQNITDIKKQEHNINILTRAINNATEDIFAAKIDGTLIFANRKFKQHHRIPDYKSLSEIKVEQMPCGSIDMEKWNKVFACTQNGSSKNFITHDPFPGNKKILAFEETVYCVNSDAGEKSIWVFGHDISERIKYEAQVKRLNMIMDITMKNLPASIVVKDVNNGFKYIYRNKEANYKTIEDYNSAIGKSDFDYHPFEIARQKRIADMEVVRSKNEIHDIIEKVDEHGMPIILDRRKILIENKGFSPIIINIEWDITQQEMMKREILASKEKAEISDRLKSAFLANMSHEIRTPLNAIVGFSRIIADSDNTDERMEYYNIVEANNERLLQLINEILDLSKIESGIVEFTLDNVNLHILCRETYDAHVFRCPKAVTLIFDESDPGLEITSDKNRIFQVLSNLIGNAFKFVKEGSVHYGYKKVGEYVLFHVKDTGIGIAEDKVGQVFDRFVKVNNFAQGTGLGLAICRTIVERLGGTISVKSEVGEGSTFTFSIPCKAPETDDEKDKKELEMGGIAVTKTDRSDKEKTTATILVAEDTDSNFDLLNAILGKTYNLLRAKDGVEAVRMYSEAMPDLILMDIKMPNMDGLSATKEIRKSSIDIPIIALSAYAYAYDREAANEAGCNEFLTKPLSQTILKETLNRWLSI
- a CDS encoding carboxypeptidase-like regulatory domain-containing protein; the encoded protein is MRKHLIHFLLVALLSVCSAATVFAQTTVKGQVVDAESSEPMIGAAVTAVGTTQGTVTDVDGKFTLNVASNATLSIKYLGYKEFKKKILQKGQIDLGVVSLEIDAVALADVTITSSIAIARKTPVALSTIDPVFIAEKLGTQEFPEILKSTPGVYATKQGGGYGDSDITMRGFETANIAIMINGVPMNDMEWGGVYWSNWAGLSDVTRSMQTQRGLGASKVSAPSVGGSINIVTNGIEAKRGGTVSYGMGNDGMNKVLFSVSTGLTKSGWAMTVMGGKTWGDGYIQGTDFVGYNYFLNIAKRINNNHQISLTAFGAPQIHNQRNSNDGLSIQGWQEVKNYMQPGDEYKYNATYGFGKNGERKTSAKNKYHKPQISLNHMWQIDNTSSLSTALYLSIGDGWGYSGQGNGAYSNSSWYGSSNGSLNMTFRNADGTFAYDKVQEINENSSTGSQMIMSVSKNQHKWYGLLSTYTKELNDNLNFYAGIDGRYYIGTHTNEINDLYNGAYYIDASRATVSAANNSAAADPSFAKKKLGVGDVVYRDYDGYVVQEGAFAQAEYNTDKLTSFLAGSINNTSQWRYDRYYYDKAHAKSEKVNSIGFTVKGGANYNLNEYHNVFANIGYISRAPFFSGGAFLSSVSSNMVNKNAVNEKIFSAEIGYGFRSKFLTANLNIYHTEWKDKSMARSMDYKDATGKSDRAMINMTGVNATHEGIELDLKAKALSWLDITGMFSIGDWRWTNNPTGYFYNSLGQPLTGAKTVASGIGAADHAKMILLMDGVKVGGAAQTTAALGAKIKLSKDLHFGVDWNLFARNYADWAMASNDLSLGGSKTFETPWRIPSANTFDLDASYSFKIGTLPAVLSGNVNNLFDQEYISSAYDGGDHNAKSAYRVFYGFGRTMSMRLKVNF
- a CDS encoding glycosyltransferase family 2 protein, whose protein sequence is MPWYTNYIEVYEKPLSSVPQTIIAEVQSKLKERQSEEPLISVVLIAHNEEKRLLACLWSLCNNKCDLPIEILAVNNCSTDGTTEVLNELGVTWFDEKKKGPGHARQCGLDHAKGVYHICIDADTMYPPLYIQTHVRQLMKPEVACTFSLWSFIPIEGKSRIGLFFYEALRDMYLGLQSINRPELCVRGMVFGFKTEYARRIGFRTDIIRGEDGSLALGMKPYGKLKLITSRKARAITGYGTVGADGSLLKSFGKRFIRAVKSISGLFTRKEQYKDEEENLIK
- a CDS encoding endonuclease/exonuclease/phosphatase family protein produces the protein MVEHLMERITVRKFLHILFRLATLSLGGITILGALASYVPPTQSTFFAFLGLLLPVLILLNIPFVIYWAIRRRFWVWIPVVAIIANSGFLSSTFQFQLREKTLAPNHQSLTVATYNVHSFGKEADGYSCKEIARYMAEQKVDVICFQEFMANNEFTVDSIKKAFSAWKYSVMTPVNLDLLHLAIFSKYPISNSEVTTYSNSNNCSLWCDISINKKKVRIFNNHLQTTNLSQNRQRLQEELKTGNGGIVYLMYDIMRLTKENFIKREQQVETVHKFTLQSPYPVLLCSDLNSISSSYAYRAMKGNLKDGFKTCGHGYAYTFRYYKRMLRIDYIFHSAELQGIRYFSPNLDLCSDHNPVIMEVGI
- a CDS encoding AAA family ATPase, encoding MSRIKIINFGPIKGDFSSSSGWVEIKKVTVFIGNQGSGKSTVAKLISTLIWIEKVLTRGDFKEKEFTAVKFRNQFCGFHRISNYFIKDRTEIFYEGESYKFTYTREGDFLIRKIDNGGNFYPLPQIMYVPAERNFISMVNKPNLIKQLPDALLTFLTEYDNAKSKIKGVFKLPINNALLEYTKTNDTVSVKGEDYKVKLTEASSGFQSIVPLYLVSLYLSESVKDQANNATKMSSDEMKRFEEQVTNIWNNPDFTDAQRRIALSALSSKFNKSAFINIVEEPEQNLFPSSQWKIMQSLLAFNNSLDANKLIITTHSPYLINCFTVAIKAGILKREPNLSEELRQRINEVYPIDSTIIPEDMAIYELDENKGIITLLENYHGLPSDDNYLNRMLEETNDVFANLLEIQQSL
- a CDS encoding glycosyltransferase family 2 protein, whose amino-acid sequence is MKTLEIIFWIALFIVFYTYLGYGMLLYAMVKIKEVFVKPKSPIRLKDEELPEVMLFITAYNEEDVVDEKMRNSLELNYPEEKLRIVWVTDGSNDATNERLKKWPEAKVLFQPQRQGKTAAMNRGMKLAKTPIVVFTDANTMINSEAILNIVQAFADPKVGCVAGEKRIAAQTKDGAAAGGEGIYWKYESTLKALDARLYSAVGAAGELFAVRRELFLEMEPDTLLDDFVLSLRIAMQGYKIDYCSEAYAIESGSADMKEEEKRKVRISAGGLQAIWRLRALLNPFKYGMLSFQFVSHRVLRWSLTPVLLFLLLPLNVILLSYGESCLLYGIIMILQILFYMTAIYGQYLSAKKIKAKILFIPYYFFFMNISVFKGIAYLYAQRGIGAWEKARRSNSKR